Genomic segment of Acidimicrobiia bacterium:
CGCGCCGAGCGACGATGTGCTCAACATCACGGCGACCGGGTCGTCGGATTCGGACGCGGTCCGGCGCGCCAATGCCGTGGCGCACGCGTTCCTCGCATTCCGTCAGCACGTGTACCAGCGACAGTCAGAGGTGGTCGGCAAGGCGCTCGAAGGTCGCACGCGCGCGCTCCAGACCGAGCTCGACTCGGTGACGACGACGGTCAGTTCGCTCTCTCCGAGCGCGATCTCGAACCCGGGTCAGACCGCAGACCCACAGTTGGATCAACTGCTCCAGCGACGAGCGCAGCTCAGCACGGAGATCCTGTCGCTCCAGAACTCGATCCAGGCCAACGCGATCTCGAGCGCGTTGGTGGTCAACGGCAGTGGGGTCATCGATGCGGCGAGCCCGGCATCGGGGTCGAACGTCTTCGCGCTGCTCAGGAACATGGCGTCCGGACTGGCCGCCGGACTGCTCATCGGCATCGGCGCAGTCGTGCTCCTGTCCGTCACGTCCAATCGTGTCTGGCGCCGTGAGGATGTCGCCCGAGCGCTCCGTGCGCCGGTGGCGCGGAGCGTCGGAAGGATCCGAGTCCGGCGCTTCGGGAGAGCTTCCGCAATGCGGTCGAGGCTCCGGAACCCAGGCCTCGGAATGCGGACGATCGACGAACACTTGCTCGAAGCGCTGCCATCCGACGCGCCCGCCCTGGCGATCGTGTCCGTCGACAGCCTCGACGTCGGCGTGCTCGCTGCGTGCCTCCTCACGATCTCGCTCGACAAGCGAGGGTCCCGCGTGGCCCTTGTCGACCTCACGGGTACCGGGCTGCCGTTCGCCGTTCTCGGTGTCACCCGGGATGTTCGACCACGAGGCGCAACTAGAGCAACCGCGCCGGCGGTCACGATCCGGCCGCCGGTCTCGAACAGCAGGGAGACCGTGATCGCGCTCGCGAAGCTGGATCCTGCGGTTGGAGCGGATCATCTCCGGGAGTTCGCAGCACGATCCGTGGTCTTCGTGACCGCGGGACGTTCGACGGTGAACACCCTGTGCGCAACGTCTGACATGCTCGAGGCTGCCGGAATCGAGGTCCACTCCGTCGTGCTGGCGGACGCCAGTAGGTACGACGACAGCCTGGGCTTCTCGACCGGCCGGAGTGAAACCTTCTCGCGGCTCGCCGACGGCACGGACGTTCCGAGCCAAAACGTTGCGTCGTGAGCGCACTGCTCGCGCCCCGCGCATCGAGGTCCGATGTCGCGACCGACCGCCGGCATGATCGAACCGTCGGCGTCATCTGGGGGCTGTTGCTGTTCAATGGCCTGGCGTTCACAACCCTTCACCCGGTGTTCGTGTCGATCCCGCCGCCGGTCGGAAAAGGGTTGACCCAGGGTGCCCTCGCCCTCGCCTTCGTGCTCGCGCTCCTCGTGAATCGCGGTCACGTCGTGAAGCTCAACGTCTTCCTCGCGCTGACGACGCTTCTCGTCGGATTCTCGCTGATCTCCAGCATCCGGCTCGGTAACGGGCCCGGGACGATGGTGCGAGAGGTGCGCTTTGCTGTCTTCGTTGCCGTCCTGTGGCTGCTGACGCCCTGGTGGGGACGACGGGATCTCCTTCTCGCGCGCTGGCACCTCTGCTGCCTGCTCGCGGTCGAGGCAACCGTCGCGCTCGGCTTCCTCATCTCGCCGGGCGGCGCCTATTCCGATCAACGACTCCACGGGTACCTCTACCCGATTCCACCACCCCAAGTCGCTCATTACGCGGCGATCGCTGCCGGTATGGCAATCGTGCTGTGGCTCGCCCATCAGATACGGGGAAGTCTGGCGGCCGTCGTCGCGGGGGGCAGCGTGTTCCTCATCGTCCTGTCGCACACCCGCACCGCGACGCTCGGACTCGTCGTCGGCGTGGCCGTCGCCACAGTCAGTCTCTTCCTGGTGCTGCGACGGGCGCGACGAACGTTCGTCATCGCTCTTGTTGTGATCGGCCTCGCGGCGATCCCCTTCGCTCCCGCGATCGAGAGCTGGTTCACGAGAGGTCAGACATCCGAGGAGATCGCACAGTTGACCGGCCGGACGAAGGTGTGGAACCGGGTGATCGAAGCGCCGCGCTCAGAGCTCGATCGATGGTTCGGTGCCGGCTTGTCGAACAAGGCGTTCGACGGACTTCCCATCGACAACAGTTGGCTCGCCGTCTACATGGATCAAGGTCTGATCGGCGACGCACTCGTTGCCGGCCCCCTGTTGTTCCTGCTGCTCCTCGCTGCGTTCCGTCCTCGCGGCGGTGCCACCGCGCTCGCGCTGTTCATCATCGTGTATTGCATGATCGCCTCGTACACCGAATCTGGGCTCGGTGACGTGTCGCCCTACTTGCTCGACCTGACGGTCGCGGCGTCCCTCTTGACGCTCGAGAAAGCGCCGGCGCCTGCTCAGGCTCCGGCCAACTTGTTGCCGGCTCGTGCGACCGGTGGTCAATGAACGACGGGCTGGAGATGGGCGTTGAATCTCCTTCCCTCTGCGCGGGTGGTCAGCCCCAGATGTCGCGGACAACGTTGAGCACCACGCGTGAGCCGAGCCGGTCGAGCTTGACGGGCAGCTCGCGCATCTCCGACAAGCTCTCGCGCACCGCACCCTGCCGCTCGATCGGGCACAAGACGAGCAGGAAGCCTCCGCCGCCCGCACCGGTGACCTTGGCGCCGGAGGCGCCTCCTTCGAGCGCGCGCGCGACCGCCGCGTCGATGTGGTCGTTCGAAACGCCCGATGCCAATTTCCGCTTGGCTGCCCAGCCCTCCCGGAGTGCGGTCCCCACGACTTCCATGTTCCCGCTCCGCAACCCCTCCGCGGCGATGCCGGCAAAATCGCGCATGCGGTCGAGATGTGGGCGCGTGGTCGAGATGTTGTCGCGCTGTTCGCGGAGGATCGACTCGGCGCTCCTCGTGACGCCGGTGTAGAAGAGCATGAGCTGCTGCTGGAACGCCCGTCGAGCGGCCGCGCAGAGCCCGAGCTCCTGCGGGACCACCTGATCACCGGGGCCGAAGCGGATGTCCTGGATCCCGCCGAGCGCGGCGATGTACTGGTCCTGCTTGCCGATCGGCTTGCCGCAGCGTTCGATCTCGATGGTGCATGCCCGCTCTGCGAGCTCCTCAGCGCACACCGCGCGGCCCTGGTAGGCGAACAACGCGTGCAACAACCCGACGGTTACTGCAGAAGAGGACCCGAGACCCGAGCCCGCAGAGGGGATGTCTGCCAACGTGGTGATCTCGACGCCACTGGTCACGCCGGTCATCTGCATGGCCTCTCTGACGAGCTCGTGCTCGAGGTCTGCGACGCACGACACGATCTCCTTCTTCGAGTAGTTGACGTAGATGTCGTCGTCGAAGCGCTGCTTCACGATGACATAGACGTACTTGTCGAGCGCGCAGTTGAGGACCCTGCCGCCGTGCTCGCGGTAGTAGTCGGGCAGGTCAGTGCCACCGCCGAGCAACCCGATGCGCAGAGGTGTCTGGGTGATGATCATCGTCGCGTCCTCCGGACGACTCCCAGTGATCGCATGCGTTCGTTGGCCCGAGCGAGCACGCCGTCGAGATCGGGCACCGTCTCGAGCCACTCGGCGTACGCCGCGACCGATTCGGCCGGTGTGTGCCGCGGTGCCCAGCCCAGTGTGGCAAGGGCGGCGATGTCCGAGAGTATGTGGCGTGTGTCACCGAATCGGTACTCGCCGGTTACGACCCCCGGGTGGTCGGACCCGTACTGGTGCATGACGATGTCGGAGAACTCGCGAGTCGTGACCGGCTTGCCCCCGCCGACGTTGAAGACCCGCCCAACAGCCTGCTCATTCTCCAGCACGAGAATGTTCGCGTCGACGACGTCGTCGATGTTGACGTAGTCGCGGATCGACGCTCCATCTTCGTAGAGTGTCGGTGTTGCCCCCTGCCGGTAGCTCAGACAGAAGATGCGGCACGCACCCGAATACGCGTTGTACACCGACTGGCGCGGGCCCTGCACGATGCTGTACCGCAGCGCGACAGTCGGGATGTCGTACCTGCGCCCGACGTTGACGGCGATCATCTCCTGGCCGAGCTTCGAGATTCCGTACGGGTTCTGTGGATTGGAGATCCACTCGGGAGTGGCCAGCACTTCCAGCGGCCCGCCGCACGCGCGGCACGGGATGTCCCACTGACCGGCGGCAATTGCAGCCTCGGAGCGCATCCCTGGAAGCTGCTCGCCGTCGAGTCGGCATTGGTAGAGCCCTTCACCCATGGCGGCTTGCGACGACGCGACGACGACGCGGGCGAGGTCGAGGCGTTCGCCGACGATGATCTCATAGAGCAGTGCTGTCGAGACGACGTTCACGTCGGAGAAGCGCGAGAAGTCGGTGAGATAGTCCTGGTACGCGGCGAAGTGGTACACGGCGTCCACGCGACGCAGCAGGTGCCTGACGAGGTCGCGGTTGCGGACGTCGCCCTCGACGAAGTCGATCTCGCGGTTGAGGTACGGCGGATGCCCGCATCGGTGAACCGGCGCGGTCAGCGCGTCGAGGACGACGACGTCGTGCCCGAGCGCGAGGAGCCGGTCGCTCGTGTGCGAGCCGATGAAGCCGGCGCCCCCGGTGACCAGGATCTTCATCGGGCTGCGTGACGTCGGCGTTCGGCGACCTGGCGGTAGACGTCGAGGGTGGACGCCGCCGTCGCTCCCCACGTGAACTGGGCCGCCCGCCGGAGTCCCTGGTCGCGCAAGCGCTCCGTCCCGGCGATCGCATCGACCATTGCCTGGGCGATCGACGCCGGATCACTCGGGTCGGACAGGAGCGCGGCTCCGCCGGCGATCTCGGGCATGGCGCTCGTATTCGAGGTCACGACCGGGCAGCCGCACGCCATCGCCTCGAGGATGGGGAGGCCGAAGGTCTCGTTGAACGACGGATACACCAAGACGTCTGCAGCCTGGTAGAAGCGGGCAGTCACCTCGAGCGGGACACCGCCGACGAAGACGACATCTCCCGAGACGCCGAGTTCGGCGGCGAGAGCGCGCAGCCGTGCGACGTAGCGCTCGTCGCGTCCAGGGCCAACGATGGCCAACTGACGATCTCCCAGCCTCGTTCGTGCCAGCGCCCAAGCCCGCAGCAGCCCATCGCAGTTCTTGTAGGGCCAGAGCGACGACACGAAGAGCGCGAAGGGCTTCGTGACGCCGTACGACGCCACGCGAGCGCGAGCCGCCGCCACATCGCCCGGTTTGAAGA
This window contains:
- a CDS encoding glycosyltransferase family 1 protein, with product MTDDPDHPSGAHWFWTRVIPEMAQRLQPREQLYLLVSPKSRHGYEGYGPNVLSITYPWSNERRTLRTLSEHLYSPVRLPLSRIDVFNTLMAPLVNPFWSLVIHMKTMHAFTAPDSIAPLARTYRRMSYPRSARVADAIIINSESLRSEIEEYLRVDPRKLELIYEAVDHDLFKPGDVAAARARVASYGVTKPFALFVSSLWPYKNCDGLLRAWALARTRLGDRQLAIVGPGRDERYVARLRALAAELGVSGDVVFVGGVPLEVTARFYQAADVLVYPSFNETFGLPILEAMACGCPVVTSNTSAMPEIAGGAALLSDPSDPASIAQAMVDAIAGTERLRDQGLRRAAQFTWGATAASTLDVYRQVAERRRHAAR
- a CDS encoding O-antigen ligase domain-containing protein, whose protein sequence is MSALLAPRASRSDVATDRRHDRTVGVIWGLLLFNGLAFTTLHPVFVSIPPPVGKGLTQGALALAFVLALLVNRGHVVKLNVFLALTTLLVGFSLISSIRLGNGPGTMVREVRFAVFVAVLWLLTPWWGRRDLLLARWHLCCLLAVEATVALGFLISPGGAYSDQRLHGYLYPIPPPQVAHYAAIAAGMAIVLWLAHQIRGSLAAVVAGGSVFLIVLSHTRTATLGLVVGVAVATVSLFLVLRRARRTFVIALVVIGLAAIPFAPAIESWFTRGQTSEEIAQLTGRTKVWNRVIEAPRSELDRWFGAGLSNKAFDGLPIDNSWLAVYMDQGLIGDALVAGPLLFLLLLAAFRPRGGATALALFIIVYCMIASYTESGLGDVSPYLLDLTVAASLLTLEKAPAPAQAPANLLPARATGGQ
- a CDS encoding NAD-dependent epimerase/dehydratase family protein, with product MKILVTGGAGFIGSHTSDRLLALGHDVVVLDALTAPVHRCGHPPYLNREIDFVEGDVRNRDLVRHLLRRVDAVYHFAAYQDYLTDFSRFSDVNVVSTALLYEIIVGERLDLARVVVASSQAAMGEGLYQCRLDGEQLPGMRSEAAIAAGQWDIPCRACGGPLEVLATPEWISNPQNPYGISKLGQEMIAVNVGRRYDIPTVALRYSIVQGPRQSVYNAYSGACRIFCLSYRQGATPTLYEDGASIRDYVNIDDVVDANILVLENEQAVGRVFNVGGGKPVTTREFSDIVMHQYGSDHPGVVTGEYRFGDTRHILSDIAALATLGWAPRHTPAESVAAYAEWLETVPDLDGVLARANERMRSLGVVRRTRR
- a CDS encoding GHMP kinase, whose amino-acid sequence is MIITQTPLRIGLLGGGTDLPDYYREHGGRVLNCALDKYVYVIVKQRFDDDIYVNYSKKEIVSCVADLEHELVREAMQMTGVTSGVEITTLADIPSAGSGLGSSSAVTVGLLHALFAYQGRAVCAEELAERACTIEIERCGKPIGKQDQYIAALGGIQDIRFGPGDQVVPQELGLCAAARRAFQQQLMLFYTGVTRSAESILREQRDNISTTRPHLDRMRDFAGIAAEGLRSGNMEVVGTALREGWAAKRKLASGVSNDHIDAAVARALEGGASGAKVTGAGGGGFLLVLCPIERQGAVRESLSEMRELPVKLDRLGSRVVLNVVRDIWG